The proteins below come from a single Crossiella sp. CA-258035 genomic window:
- a CDS encoding ATP-binding cassette domain-containing protein, with product MIHVKDLRKSFGATTALAGVDLTVPRGQVFGLLGPNGAGKTTTVRVLTTLLRADSGTVRVAGHDVRTDPQGVRRAIGLSGQYAAVDDNLTGRENLLMVGLLYGMRRKVARRRADELLERFRLTTAANNVAKSYSGGMRRRLDLAGAFVGAPPVVVLDEPTTGLDPRSRQDTWAVVGELVAEGTTVLLTTQYLAEADEMADRIAVLDQGRVIATGTAEALKARAGQNRLTVVVADHHDLPATTRILDTVGAGQAWAEPVERKVSVPVTNGAEAMKAALRLLDAEHIDITDLSVQRPTLDDVFLTLTGHPGSTSPEPAGSGAR from the coding sequence ATGATCCACGTCAAGGACCTGCGCAAGTCCTTCGGCGCCACCACAGCGCTGGCCGGTGTCGACCTCACCGTGCCCAGGGGCCAGGTTTTCGGCCTGCTCGGGCCCAACGGGGCGGGCAAGACCACCACGGTCCGGGTCCTGACCACCCTGCTGCGCGCGGACTCCGGAACCGTCCGGGTCGCCGGGCACGACGTGCGGACCGACCCGCAGGGCGTGCGGCGGGCCATCGGCCTGTCCGGGCAGTACGCCGCCGTGGACGACAACCTCACCGGCCGGGAGAACCTGCTCATGGTCGGCCTGCTCTACGGCATGCGCCGCAAGGTGGCCCGCCGCCGCGCGGATGAGCTGCTGGAGCGCTTCCGGCTCACCACCGCCGCGAACAACGTGGCCAAGAGCTACTCCGGCGGCATGCGCCGCAGGCTGGACCTGGCCGGCGCCTTCGTCGGCGCACCTCCGGTGGTGGTGCTCGACGAGCCGACCACCGGGCTGGACCCGCGCAGCCGTCAGGACACCTGGGCCGTGGTGGGCGAACTGGTGGCCGAGGGCACCACCGTCCTGCTCACCACCCAGTACCTCGCCGAGGCCGACGAGATGGCCGACCGCATCGCGGTGCTGGACCAGGGCCGGGTGATCGCCACCGGCACCGCCGAAGCGCTGAAGGCCCGTGCCGGGCAGAACCGGCTCACCGTCGTCGTCGCCGACCACCACGACCTGCCGGCCACCACGCGCATCCTGGACACGGTCGGCGCAGGCCAAGCCTGGGCCGAACCCGTCGAGCGCAAGGTGAGCGTGCCGGTGACCAACGGCGCCGAGGCGATGAAGGCGGCACTGCGCCTGCTCGACGCCGAGCACATTGACATCACCGACCTGTCGGTGCAGCGCCCCACCCTCGACGACGTCTTCCTCACCCTCACCGGACACCCGGGCAGCACCTCGCCGGAACCCGCGGGAAGTGGTGCGCGATGA